In Sporichthyaceae bacterium, a genomic segment contains:
- a CDS encoding HNH endonuclease signature motif containing protein, with translation MAPRISYQVQVVSTDPDLNADPTRRLPTAAQARYINARDQHCVHPGCRATRTEHDHTHAHAGGGPTLTKNLALRCPKHHGIKHLPGWKATQDPDGTLTLTTPSGRAYRTRPPDADGIDSPTERIAQPEPRAPVPEEPPPF, from the coding sequence ATGGCACCGCGGATCAGCTACCAGGTCCAGGTCGTTTCCACCGATCCCGACCTGAACGCCGACCCCACCCGCCGCCTGCCCACCGCGGCCCAAGCCCGCTACATCAACGCCCGCGACCAGCACTGTGTCCACCCCGGTTGCCGGGCCACCCGCACCGAGCACGACCACACCCACGCCCACGCCGGCGGCGGCCCGACCCTGACCAAGAACCTGGCCCTGCGATGCCCGAAGCACCACGGCATCAAGCACCTGCCCGGCTGGAAAGCCACCCAGGACCCCGACGGCACCCTCACCCTGACCACACCGTCCGGGCGGGCCTACCGAACCCGACCACCCGATGCCGACGGAATCGATTCACCGACCGAACGGATTGCCCAGCCCGAGCCGCGTGCGCCGGTGCCCGAGGAACCGCCCCCGTTTTGA
- a CDS encoding helix-turn-helix domain-containing protein — MRHDELSDVYCSVARTWAVIGERWTMLVLRECFRGETRYDHFRSKLGLGNNVLNDRLRLLTEEGILERVVYQQSPARHEYRLTKKGQDLYPVLLSLVSWGDTYKNDVAPMQLSHRPCGHQTVPRMTCSHCGEQVAWREMSAQFQPDAW; from the coding sequence ATGCGGCACGACGAACTGAGCGACGTTTACTGCAGCGTCGCGCGGACCTGGGCGGTGATCGGGGAGCGCTGGACGATGCTGGTGCTGCGGGAGTGCTTCCGCGGCGAGACGCGCTACGACCATTTCCGGTCGAAGCTCGGACTGGGCAACAACGTGCTGAACGACCGCCTGAGACTGCTGACCGAGGAGGGAATCCTCGAGCGCGTGGTCTACCAGCAGAGCCCGGCCCGGCACGAGTACCGGCTGACCAAGAAGGGCCAGGACCTGTACCCGGTGCTGCTGAGCTTGGTTTCCTGGGGAGACACCTACAAGAACGACGTGGCCCCGATGCAGCTGAGCCACCGCCCCTGCGGCCACCAGACGGTGCCCCGAATGACCTGCTCCCACTGCGGCGAGCAGGTCGCCTGGCGCGAGATGTCCGCGCAGTTCCAGCCCGACGCCTGGTGA
- a CDS encoding maleylpyruvate isomerase family mycothiol-dependent enzyme, which yields MTWFTPDRGLETLRGEIALQRKAIAATPPDATVPMCPGWTVTDLAVHVAGVYRWVGTMVSASRDRPPNRDERRELFSDPDPTDVVGVLARLDEAADRILATLAEAQDSQSCWTIWDTGRPARHFWIRRMLHETLVHRVDAQNALDGHPTSGADLDREPAADGVDEIMCGFAARYEATLRTDSECVLAVRAIDVEAAWWAALGPEAPTFGRGEPPRAADLTVSGQSGELLLWLWNRRDAAGLDSRGDAGLLTTWRAGAHL from the coding sequence ATGACGTGGTTCACCCCCGACCGGGGACTGGAAACGCTGCGCGGCGAGATTGCCCTGCAGCGCAAGGCAATCGCGGCCACCCCACCGGACGCGACCGTGCCGATGTGCCCGGGCTGGACCGTCACCGACCTGGCGGTGCACGTCGCCGGGGTCTACCGCTGGGTGGGCACGATGGTCTCGGCGTCGCGCGACCGGCCACCGAACCGCGACGAGCGACGGGAATTGTTCAGCGACCCGGACCCGACCGACGTCGTCGGGGTGCTCGCCCGGCTGGATGAAGCAGCCGACCGCATCCTGGCGACGCTGGCCGAGGCCCAGGACTCCCAGTCCTGCTGGACGATCTGGGACACCGGCCGCCCGGCCCGGCACTTCTGGATCCGGCGGATGCTGCACGAGACCCTGGTCCATCGGGTCGACGCCCAGAACGCCCTCGACGGGCACCCCACCTCGGGCGCGGACCTCGACCGCGAGCCGGCCGCGGACGGCGTCGACGAGATCATGTGCGGGTTCGCGGCCCGTTACGAGGCCACGCTGCGCACGGATTCCGAGTGCGTGCTGGCCGTGCGCGCGATCGACGTCGAGGCGGCCTGGTGGGCGGCGCTCGGGCCGGAGGCACCGACGTTCGGCCGGGGCGAGCCGCCGCGCGCCGCGGACCTCACCGTCTCCGGGCAGTCCGGCGAACTGCTGCTGTGGTTGTGGAACAGGCGCGACGCCGCCGGCCTGGACAGCCGCGGCGACGCGGGCCTGCTGACCACCTGGCGGGCCGGCGCGCACCTGTAA
- a CDS encoding TetR/AcrR family transcriptional regulator produces MESEARRYHHGRLREALVDAGVELARVEGPDAVVLRAVSRVAGVSHNAAYRHFADRDELLRAVCERCMSELARLMEQRMAQLAPTDPVSAAWARLTALGQAYVEFATTEPGWFRTAFAVPRGTEMFGPDEGVGPCGLGPFGLLNACLDDLVAVGAVGEQRRAGLEYAAWASVHGLASLLNDGPLRDLGEADRTAARDVLLEVVSRGMQGT; encoded by the coding sequence ATGGAGTCGGAGGCGCGGCGGTACCACCACGGCCGGCTACGGGAGGCCCTGGTCGACGCCGGGGTCGAGTTGGCCCGGGTGGAGGGCCCGGACGCGGTCGTGCTGCGGGCCGTCAGTCGCGTTGCCGGGGTCTCGCACAACGCCGCTTACCGGCACTTCGCCGACCGCGACGAGCTTTTGCGTGCCGTCTGCGAGCGCTGCATGAGCGAGCTCGCCCGACTGATGGAACAGCGCATGGCGCAGCTCGCGCCGACCGACCCGGTCAGTGCCGCCTGGGCACGGTTGACCGCCCTCGGACAGGCCTACGTGGAGTTCGCGACCACCGAGCCGGGCTGGTTCCGGACTGCGTTCGCGGTTCCGCGCGGCACCGAAATGTTCGGCCCGGACGAGGGTGTCGGGCCGTGCGGCCTCGGCCCGTTCGGCCTGTTGAACGCCTGTCTGGACGACCTCGTGGCAGTTGGCGCGGTCGGTGAGCAACGGCGCGCGGGCTTGGAGTACGCGGCCTGGGCCTCGGTGCACGGGCTGGCGTCGTTGCTCAACGACGGGCCGCTGCGCGACCTCGGGGAGGCCGATCGGACCGCGGCGCGCGACGTGCTGCTGGAGGTCGTCTCCCGTGGCATGCAAGGAACCTGA
- a CDS encoding MFS transporter has protein sequence MREPRPIIDDRRGQDRRRFAVLAAACLAVFAINLDTTIVNVALPELALRLDAGTRDLQWIVDGYNLAFAALVLIGGSIGDRFGRRPTLLAGLLGFAATSALGALCSDAGELIAVRFAMGACAALIFPTTLSIITNAFPERRERAKAIGVWGAVTGIGVAVGPITGGELLAHFWWGSVFLALTPVALLAAALTFVLVPESSDPAAARIDLPGLATASASIGVLVYTVIEAPQRGWTAPLSTAGFLATGALVVLFVAIERRASSPMIDVGLFRTPAFSAASAAVTVAFFALFGFIFLITQYFQFIRGYGALSTGVRILPVAVTIAIGSVVGALLASRIGTRVIVVSGLLIFGAAFAWIAVSPTFLPYRQIVGQMVLLGTGLGMTTAPATESILSVLPPAKAGIGSAVNDATREAGGTLGVAVIGSVFTSVYAQHLAHAPAAVRNSVGTAIATAGRTQDFALLTEVQSSFMHALHIACLVGAAVCWLGAIGALLLPGRVRAATATPRTTLCGQPRPAQFSW, from the coding sequence ATGAGAGAGCCCCGTCCGATCATCGATGATCGGAGGGGGCAGGATCGGCGCCGGTTCGCGGTCCTGGCGGCCGCGTGCCTCGCGGTCTTCGCGATCAACCTGGACACCACGATCGTCAACGTCGCGCTGCCCGAACTCGCCCTTCGACTCGACGCCGGAACGCGCGACCTGCAGTGGATCGTCGACGGCTACAACCTCGCCTTCGCGGCGCTGGTGCTCATCGGCGGCTCGATCGGCGACCGCTTCGGCCGCCGCCCGACGCTGTTGGCAGGGCTGCTCGGCTTCGCCGCGACCAGCGCACTCGGCGCGCTGTGCTCCGATGCCGGAGAACTGATCGCCGTGCGGTTCGCGATGGGCGCATGCGCGGCTCTGATCTTCCCCACGACGCTTTCGATCATCACCAACGCGTTCCCCGAGCGCCGCGAGCGGGCCAAGGCGATCGGTGTCTGGGGCGCGGTGACCGGAATCGGCGTCGCGGTCGGCCCGATCACCGGCGGCGAGTTGCTCGCCCACTTCTGGTGGGGCTCGGTGTTCCTGGCGCTGACGCCGGTCGCGCTACTGGCCGCCGCGTTGACCTTCGTGCTGGTACCGGAGTCGTCCGACCCGGCGGCGGCCCGGATCGACCTGCCCGGTCTGGCCACCGCGTCGGCGAGCATCGGCGTGCTGGTCTACACGGTCATCGAGGCGCCGCAGCGGGGTTGGACAGCGCCGCTGAGCACTGCCGGTTTCCTCGCCACCGGCGCGCTCGTCGTGCTGTTCGTCGCGATCGAACGCCGGGCGAGCAGCCCGATGATCGACGTCGGTCTGTTCCGCACCCCCGCGTTCTCGGCGGCCAGCGCCGCGGTGACCGTCGCATTCTTCGCGCTGTTCGGCTTCATCTTCCTGATCACGCAGTACTTCCAGTTCATCCGCGGCTACGGTGCCCTGTCGACCGGGGTGCGGATCCTGCCGGTGGCCGTGACGATCGCGATCGGTTCGGTGGTCGGGGCGCTGCTCGCGTCGCGCATCGGGACCCGGGTGATCGTGGTCAGCGGGCTGCTGATCTTCGGCGCCGCCTTCGCCTGGATCGCGGTCTCGCCCACGTTTCTGCCGTACCGTCAGATCGTCGGCCAGATGGTGCTCCTGGGCACCGGGCTCGGGATGACCACCGCCCCGGCCACCGAGTCGATCCTCTCGGTGCTGCCACCGGCCAAGGCCGGCATCGGGTCAGCGGTCAACGACGCGACTCGCGAGGCCGGCGGCACGCTGGGGGTCGCCGTGATCGGCAGCGTGTTCACCTCGGTCTATGCCCAGCACCTCGCCCACGCGCCCGCCGCCGTCCGGAACTCGGTCGGTACGGCCATCGCCACGGCCGGCCGCACGCAGGACTTCGCTCTGCTGACCGAGGTCCAGTCCTCGTTCATGCACGCGCTGCACATCGCGTGCCTGGTGGGCGCGGCCGTCTGCTGGCTCGGGGCAATCGGCGCGCTCCTGCTGCCCGGCCGCGTCCGCGCCGCCACGGCGACGCCGCGAACGACGTTGTGCGGGCAGCCTCGCCCGGCCCAGTTCTCCTGGTGA
- a CDS encoding tautomerase family protein, producing MPFYRFTVPPGSASWERRTDIAVATTKVHSELTGAPGRYVHCSFAQAPADTTFVAGEAVASHRMIGLLRDGRSAALRGRLLHGIADAWSEIAGEPKANLAIFLHEVPGANVLEDGVILPEAVADPGAITH from the coding sequence ATGCCGTTCTATCGATTCACGGTCCCGCCGGGCAGCGCCTCGTGGGAGCGGCGTACGGACATCGCGGTCGCGACCACCAAGGTGCACTCCGAATTGACCGGCGCGCCGGGGCGCTATGTGCACTGCTCGTTCGCGCAGGCGCCCGCCGACACCACGTTCGTCGCCGGCGAAGCGGTCGCCTCTCACCGGATGATCGGCCTGCTCCGGGACGGCCGCTCGGCCGCCCTGCGCGGTCGGCTCCTGCACGGCATCGCCGATGCCTGGAGCGAGATCGCCGGCGAACCCAAGGCGAACCTGGCGATCTTCCTGCACGAGGTTCCCGGCGCCAACGTCCTGGAGGACGGGGTGATCCTGCCCGAGGCCGTCGCTGACCCAGGCGCGATCACGCACTGA